The DNA window AATAATCTGGTCTTCCTGTATTTATCTAGTCCTAGTCAAGAAATAGAACAGACTGAAATTATAACCTATCACATAGTATGAATCAGTATTATTTTGAGAAACTGGTAAACAAACTGGTCATTtatcttccccagccaggaggGTTCTTCATCTGTTGGACTGGGTTTAGCTGCATTTTGGTCTTGTAGGGCAGAATCTCTTGATCTCTcactattttgtttttcattgtacAAGACCGTTAAAGGATTGCATTAGCCCTAGAAACTCTGAAAATTAACCAAGTGGTTACAGGGCTAAGTGAGAGTTGATAATTATCTGTACTGAATTCACATGCAGtgatattttttcttgatttctcatATATTTCATGGTTATATTAGGATAAATTTGGCTGCCATAACATAGGCCCCATAACATTGGTTTAAACATGATAGAAAGTGATTTATCTCTTAAATAACAACTTGAACATAAGCAACACAGGGCAGTTACAGTGCTTCCATGGTGCTGGAGACCTCAGAGGGGATGAGTATGAAACATATTGAGATGAGGTTGCTTTTTCTTAACTCTTATTTTTCTTGCACTGTTTTTTACGTTTTCTTTCCTACCTTTCTTGGGGCTGatctcatatttatttttgttgtgctTTTAGGCATGGCGCAGTCCCAAGGCTGGGTGAGAAGGTACTTCAAAGCCTTTTGTAAAGGCTTCTTTGTGGCGGTACCTGTGGCAGTGACTTTCTTGGATCAAGTTGCCTGCGTGGCAAGAGTGGAAGGAACATCGATGCAGGTAAAACTGATATGACTCCTTTCTTTGAAATGCACATTTGGTTGTTTCTCAAGCACTAGAAAtgagatttctgtatattgtgTCCATGCTAGAAACTGAAAGGTTTTTAAAAGGCCTTGAATGAAATTTTAACGTTACTAAATGTCTTTATAAGGTCTTCTAATGCGGTCATATTATAAGCAATggtgaataaaaataattctttgatGCTTCTCTATATCTATAGTTCCCTCCCCCTTAGGAATGATAAATTGAGATTCtaaagaaattttataaaataatatcacTTTCTGTGGCTGTGGCCTgagattttaagttttttttttttttttaattatccatATATGACTGAGATCACATTTATGAGTTCAGTTGCAGGATGAATTTGTCTCCAATTCAGTTACCTGGTTGTTTTACACttgcacacatgcactcacattTATGCACACACCGAATTCTGATAGGTGGAAAAATCTACAGCACTGATTTCAGATATTCTAGTGTATTCTTTAAGCATGTTGCTGATTAAGAAGATTAAATGTCATTTACATTGGAAAAACTTTGGAGTAGAGATTTCCAAAAGTTATACGCAAGTAGTCTCCAGTAACTCAGAGAAAACTTGATTATTCTAATGCTGATGTCTGAAACCTAGCTGTTTCAGTAAGTTTATcaactaagaatttgcattttgtaatataatttgttttcttccatttttttgtgTATTAAGTTTATGCATTATagtaaatatttctataaaacaaataaaatgaatatatcaaCTTCTAAGAATTTAAAATGATACAGAGTAACCAGCTTacttcccgccccccccccccccgctccttTTTTAGTCTTTAAACTAGGTGAGGGCATAGACATCAGCTTTGAAGAGTTAGAATGAAATTGCTTTGTTAAAATTGTAACTATTGTACTGAGAATCAGGTCTCTTCCTGAGTTCAGGTGCTTAGTGAGATCCTGAGTGAGTGCTTTTGgggtgaagttcagttcagttcagtcgctcagttgtgtccgactctttgcaaccccatgaatcgcagcacgccaggcctccctgtccatcaccaactcccggagttcattcagactcacatccatcgagtcagtgatgccatccagccatctcatcctctgtcgtccgcttctcctcaaCTAGGGTTCTAAAGCATGTCTGCCTGAATATTTACTTATTGACTTGTGCTTCCATCATTTGAGAATGACGGGGGCCTTCTCTTGGGTTGGGGCTTCTGAGTTAAACCCTGTCTCTCATGTTTACTGTAGAGTGGGTCACCAGCTCCAAGCAAACTGGTCGCTTACTTTGAATGCAAAAATATTGTAGTGCATGGGTACAGCAAACAAAGGAAGAGGGATTTATAAGTGTATGGCTTTATTCCTAAATGCAGTTTAATAGATTTAACAGGAACGGGTTTtacatttccttcctctttatttttcaattcctCGCAGCCTCATCTTAGACCCAATTCTTTGGGGAAATTAAACTTTCTTTGTTGAGCTTTTGAATCAGATTCCTCATTTGAGATTAAAACTGCCTTCTCCATAGCCATCCAAATTCCTTTTGGACCCTTTCATCCCTTTGAACCCGGCAAGTGTTATTTTTGGATAACAAATAATCACACAAATAATGACTTTTTTCCAATTTTGTTAGTGCTGTGTTGTTACACAACCCTCACT is part of the Ovis aries strain OAR_USU_Benz2616 breed Rambouillet chromosome 4, ARS-UI_Ramb_v3.0, whole genome shotgun sequence genome and encodes:
- the IMMP2L gene encoding mitochondrial inner membrane protease subunit 2 isoform X7, translating into MAQSQGWVRRYFKAFCKGFFVAVPVAVTFLDQVACVARVEGTSMQPSLNPGGSQSSDVVLLNHWKVRNFEVQRGDIVSLV